One genomic segment of Nitrospiria bacterium includes these proteins:
- a CDS encoding TIGR00282 family metallophosphoesterase has product MKILLIGDIIGEPGRNILARRLSHLIETYEIDFVIANGENSAGGFGITPKIAEELYLLGVDVITTGNHVWDKKEIVDYIAQQPRLLRPANYPDSTPGVGSAVISLSRTEKVAVLQLMGRVFMPTLDCPFQVGKREIARLRAETPIIIVDMHAEATSEKRAMGWYLDGEVSAVVGTHTHVQTADEEILPKGTAYLTDAGMTGPMHSVIGMNKDQVIHKFLRQMPQRFEMGGGPCVISAALMTIDANGRAQSIVRLQVKDSE; this is encoded by the coding sequence GTGAAAATTTTATTGATCGGGGACATCATCGGAGAGCCGGGACGCAACATTCTGGCCCGCCGCTTGAGCCATCTCATCGAAACCTACGAGATCGATTTCGTCATCGCCAACGGCGAGAATTCCGCGGGCGGATTCGGGATCACCCCCAAGATTGCCGAAGAATTGTACCTTCTGGGAGTCGATGTCATCACCACCGGAAATCACGTCTGGGACAAGAAGGAGATCGTGGACTATATCGCGCAACAGCCGCGTCTTCTCCGTCCGGCCAATTATCCCGACTCGACACCCGGTGTCGGTTCGGCCGTGATCAGCCTCAGCCGAACGGAAAAGGTCGCGGTGCTCCAGTTGATGGGTCGGGTCTTCATGCCGACTCTGGACTGCCCGTTTCAAGTCGGTAAACGCGAGATCGCCCGCCTGCGGGCCGAGACGCCGATCATCATCGTGGACATGCATGCGGAGGCCACCTCGGAGAAGAGGGCGATGGGGTGGTATCTGGACGGCGAGGTCAGCGCGGTCGTGGGGACTCACACCCATGTTCAAACGGCGGATGAAGAGATCCTGCCCAAAGGCACCGCCTATCTGACCGATGCCGGGATGACGGGGCCGATGCATTCGGTCATCGGAATGAATAAAGACCAGGTGATCCACAAGTTTCTGCGCCAGATGCCGCAGCGCTTTGAAATGGGCGGGGGTCCCTGCGTGATCTCCGCGGCGCTCATGACGATCGACGCCAACGGCCGGGCGCAGTCCATTGTCCGTCTTCAAGTGAAGGATTCGGAATAG
- a CDS encoding GDP-mannose 4,6-dehydratase, which yields MKTVLVTGGAGFIGSHVVERLLAEGDRVVCLDNFDSFYDPAVKRANIRTALNRPNVRLVEGDIRDEPTLARLFREEPIEVVFHAAARAGVRPSIQDPVLYHDVNLNGTTRLLEAARSARVKNFVFASSSSVYGVANRVPFSEEDPADFPISPYAATKRAGELLCYTYHHLYGVPMTCLRFFTVYGPRQRPEMAIAKFTRLIDEGRPVPVFGDGSSRRDYTYISDVVEGVVEALGHPQPYAILNIGGSQTTELRDLVAKIEKALNKKAQIEVLPPQAGDVPLTFADVGKAKRLLGYEPRTSIDEGLKKFVEWYQEKKNLTKENP from the coding sequence ATGAAGACCGTCCTCGTCACCGGAGGCGCGGGGTTTATCGGGTCCCACGTGGTTGAGCGTCTCCTGGCGGAGGGAGACCGGGTCGTTTGCCTGGACAATTTTGATTCGTTCTACGATCCCGCCGTCAAGCGGGCCAACATCAGAACGGCCTTGAACCGGCCAAACGTTCGACTGGTCGAGGGGGACATCCGGGACGAACCGACGCTGGCCCGATTGTTCCGGGAAGAACCGATCGAGGTTGTCTTTCACGCGGCGGCCCGTGCGGGCGTCCGTCCGTCGATTCAAGATCCGGTTTTGTACCATGACGTGAATCTGAACGGAACCACCCGGCTTCTTGAAGCGGCGCGGTCGGCCCGGGTTAAAAACTTTGTGTTTGCATCTTCCTCCTCGGTGTACGGCGTCGCCAACCGCGTTCCCTTTTCGGAAGAGGACCCGGCCGACTTTCCCATCTCGCCCTACGCCGCCACCAAGCGCGCCGGAGAATTGCTGTGTTACACCTATCATCATCTGTACGGTGTCCCGATGACCTGCCTGCGCTTTTTCACCGTTTATGGTCCTCGCCAGCGGCCCGAGATGGCCATCGCCAAATTCACGCGGTTGATCGATGAGGGCCGTCCCGTTCCTGTTTTCGGAGACGGATCATCGCGCCGCGACTACACGTATATTTCGGATGTCGTCGAGGGAGTCGTCGAGGCTCTGGGACATCCGCAACCGTACGCGATCCTGAACATCGGAGGATCCCAAACCACTGAACTGCGGGACTTGGTGGCCAAGATCGAGAAGGCCTTGAACAAGAAGGCTCAAATCGAAGTCCTGCCGCCCCAGGCCGGCGATGTCCCGCTGACCTTTGCGGACGTCGGCAAGGCCAAACGGCTTCTCGGATACGAGCCCCGGACGTCGATCGATGAGGGTCTCAAAAAATTTGTGGAGTGGTATCAAGAAAAAAAAAATCTCACTAAGGAGAATCCATGA
- the xseA gene encoding exodeoxyribonuclease VII large subunit, with amino-acid sequence MLNAPHDPILSVSALTRLIKQQLESRFIAVWVEGEASNLKMPSSGHLYFTLKDESAQLRAVLFRSSGRSVKFVPKDGQQVLCRGRVSVYEPRGEYQIVIDYIEPRGVGALQAAFEQLKERLQKEGLFDPLRKKPLPALPRRIGIVTSPTGAAIRDMLKVMSGRGANLEIVINPVPVQGEGAAAAIASAIDELNDLGGFDLLIIGRGGGSLEDLWAFNEEVVARAISRSRVPVVSAVGHEVDYTISDFVADLRAPTPTAAAEMVVRARRARRDQVEFQRVRLDRGMQHGLEMTRSRLRAVQRSFRDPRRLVEAHLLRLDELEVRIRRGLFNTMRHQAQRLRHVRESLGHRSPVERLHRLATQTQELVKRFELQTGFYLRQKRNRLDSLLTALDGLGPLAILSRGYSVTRTLPEMRLLKEAQGVNPGTRVHVRLHRGALICRVEETEGSSDGPIQI; translated from the coding sequence ATGTTGAACGCTCCCCATGATCCGATTCTTTCGGTTTCGGCGCTGACGCGGTTGATCAAGCAGCAACTGGAGAGTCGTTTTATCGCCGTCTGGGTCGAGGGGGAAGCCTCCAACCTGAAAATGCCGAGTTCCGGTCACCTTTATTTCACGCTCAAGGATGAAAGCGCGCAGCTGAGGGCGGTGCTCTTCCGCTCTTCGGGCCGTTCCGTGAAATTTGTTCCGAAAGACGGACAACAGGTCTTATGCCGCGGGCGCGTGTCGGTGTATGAACCGCGCGGCGAGTATCAAATCGTCATCGACTACATCGAGCCACGGGGCGTCGGAGCCCTTCAGGCGGCGTTTGAGCAGCTCAAAGAGCGCCTTCAAAAAGAAGGGCTCTTCGATCCTTTGCGGAAAAAGCCGCTGCCGGCTCTCCCCCGCCGCATCGGCATTGTGACATCGCCGACGGGGGCGGCGATCCGGGACATGCTGAAGGTTATGAGCGGCCGCGGAGCGAATCTGGAGATCGTGATCAATCCGGTGCCCGTTCAGGGGGAAGGCGCGGCGGCGGCCATCGCATCGGCCATCGACGAATTGAACGACCTGGGCGGCTTCGATCTGCTGATCATCGGGCGGGGCGGCGGGTCGTTGGAAGACCTCTGGGCTTTCAATGAAGAGGTTGTCGCCCGCGCGATTTCCCGGTCCCGGGTTCCGGTCGTTTCGGCCGTCGGCCACGAGGTGGATTATACCATATCGGATTTCGTCGCGGACCTCCGGGCCCCCACGCCGACCGCGGCGGCCGAAATGGTCGTCCGAGCCCGGCGAGCCCGGCGGGACCAGGTCGAATTTCAGCGGGTCCGCCTGGACCGGGGAATGCAGCACGGTCTGGAAATGACCCGCAGCCGGCTGCGGGCCGTGCAACGATCGTTCCGCGATCCCCGCCGTCTCGTCGAGGCCCACCTCCTGCGCCTGGACGAGTTGGAGGTGCGCATCCGTCGGGGACTGTTCAATACGATGCGCCATCAAGCCCAGCGGCTGCGGCATGTCCGCGAGAGTCTGGGCCACCGCAGTCCGGTGGAACGACTTCACCGACTCGCAACGCAGACTCAGGAACTCGTGAAGCGGTTCGAGCTTCAGACGGGTTTTTATCTCCGCCAAAAACGCAATCGCCTGGATTCCCTGCTGACGGCGCTGGACGGCTTGGGCCCGCTCGCCATCTTGAGCCGCGGCTACAGCGTCACGCGAACGCTTCCGGAAATGCGCCTCTTGAAGGAGGCTCAGGGAGTGAACCCCGGCACGCGCGTCCATGTCCGCTTGCATCGGGGCGCCCTGATCTGCCGCGTTGAAGAAACCGAGGGATCGTCGGATGGCCCAATTCAAATTTGA
- the dxs gene encoding 1-deoxy-D-xylulose-5-phosphate synthase — MRLLDKIDGPEDLKKLPRTELPRLAEEIREEIIRVTSMNGGHLATNLGIVELTLALHAVFDAPRDKIVWDTGNQVYAHKLITGRREQFQTIRQFGGLSGFTRREESPYDTFNAGHAGTSISAALGMVEARDHLGERHKVIAVIGDGAMTAGMVYEGLNQAGASKKDFVVILNDNEMSISKNVGAISAYLSRIITGQFYTKVKEEAKHILKTIPRIGQPMIKAVHKVEESAKGFIGPGLLFEELGFQYIGPIDGNRFEHLFPTLENIKRLKGPILVHVITKKGKGYEPAERNPVALHAASPFQVETGQARKTPRFPTYTQVFASTLTRLAKRDRQIMAITAAMPEGTGLAQFAKEFPDRCYDVGIAEPHAVTFAAGLAAAGLRPVVAIYSTFMQRAYDQIIHDVCIQNLPVVLCLDRAGLVGEDGHTHHGIFDIGFLRILPNLVVMSPKDENELQHMVYTASKHDGPAAIRYPRGEGIGVEMDARLMRLPVGRAELLKNGSDIAILALGHGVYPSLAAAAELEKEGISAAVVNARFVKPIDRNLIVQLARRTRRLVTVEEHVLQGGFGSAVLEVLEEEGLAGAELKRIGLPDRFIEHGAVRSLRERFGFTTESLLRDVRSFVQAGLSAAVFPNKQGPAGLPKVEVPRRVV, encoded by the coding sequence ATGCGCTTATTGGACAAGATCGACGGCCCGGAGGATCTGAAAAAACTTCCGAGGACGGAACTGCCGCGGCTGGCGGAGGAGATCCGGGAAGAGATCATCCGGGTCACCTCCATGAACGGGGGGCATCTGGCGACCAACCTGGGCATTGTCGAGTTGACCCTGGCGCTGCACGCGGTCTTCGACGCGCCGCGGGACAAGATCGTCTGGGATACCGGCAACCAGGTTTATGCGCACAAACTGATCACCGGGCGACGGGAGCAGTTTCAAACGATCCGTCAATTCGGAGGGCTCAGCGGGTTCACCCGGCGCGAGGAAAGCCCGTATGACACTTTTAATGCCGGTCATGCCGGGACCTCGATCTCGGCCGCGTTGGGCATGGTGGAGGCGCGGGACCATCTCGGGGAGCGCCACAAGGTCATCGCCGTGATCGGGGACGGGGCGATGACGGCCGGCATGGTCTATGAAGGACTCAATCAGGCCGGGGCGTCCAAAAAGGATTTCGTCGTCATCCTAAACGATAACGAAATGTCGATCTCAAAGAATGTGGGAGCGATCTCGGCCTACCTTTCACGGATCATCACCGGACAGTTCTATACCAAGGTCAAGGAAGAGGCCAAACACATTTTAAAAACAATCCCCCGGATCGGCCAGCCGATGATCAAGGCCGTACACAAAGTGGAAGAGTCGGCGAAAGGATTTATCGGGCCGGGTCTTCTGTTTGAGGAACTCGGTTTTCAGTATATCGGTCCGATTGACGGAAACCGCTTCGAGCATCTCTTCCCGACCTTGGAGAACATCAAGCGACTGAAGGGACCGATCCTGGTCCATGTCATTACCAAGAAAGGCAAGGGCTACGAGCCGGCCGAACGCAACCCGGTCGCGCTGCATGCCGCCTCGCCTTTTCAGGTCGAGACGGGGCAGGCCCGCAAGACGCCCCGGTTTCCGACGTACACGCAGGTATTTGCCTCGACCCTGACCCGGCTGGCCAAACGCGATCGGCAGATCATGGCGATCACGGCCGCGATGCCGGAGGGCACCGGGCTTGCCCAATTTGCCAAGGAGTTTCCCGACCGTTGCTACGACGTCGGGATTGCCGAGCCCCACGCCGTGACCTTTGCGGCCGGGCTGGCGGCCGCCGGACTCCGTCCGGTGGTCGCGATCTATTCCACGTTCATGCAGCGGGCGTACGATCAGATCATCCATGATGTCTGCATTCAGAACCTCCCGGTCGTACTTTGTCTGGACCGCGCGGGCTTGGTCGGAGAAGACGGCCACACGCACCATGGCATCTTCGATATCGGATTTCTGAGAATCCTTCCAAACCTGGTTGTCATGTCTCCGAAGGATGAAAACGAGCTGCAGCACATGGTCTACACCGCGTCAAAGCACGACGGACCGGCGGCGATCCGGTATCCGCGCGGAGAAGGGATCGGCGTTGAAATGGATGCGCGACTTATGCGGCTTCCGGTCGGCCGGGCCGAGCTTTTAAAAAACGGGAGCGACATAGCGATTCTGGCTCTGGGCCATGGGGTCTACCCATCGCTTGCAGCGGCCGCCGAGCTTGAAAAAGAGGGAATATCCGCGGCCGTGGTCAATGCCCGCTTCGTCAAGCCGATCGACCGCAACCTCATCGTGCAGCTTGCTCGGAGAACGCGGCGTCTGGTCACGGTGGAAGAACATGTCTTGCAGGGCGGATTCGGCTCGGCCGTCTTGGAAGTCCTGGAAGAGGAGGGCCTTGCCGGTGCGGAGCTGAAACGAATCGGTCTGCCGGACCGATTTATCGAACACGGCGCCGTTCGATCCCTGCGCGAGCGCTTCGGTTTCACGACCGAATCCCTACTGAGGGACGTCCGGTCCTTTGTCCAGGCGGGCCTTTCCGCCGCTGTATTTCCCAACAAACAGGGACCCGCGGGCCTTCCAAAAGTCGAAGTCCCGCGGCGGGTGGTCTAA
- a CDS encoding NAD-dependent epimerase/dehydratase family protein: MKVLVTGGAGFIGSHIVDRLIQEGHDVVVVDNLSTGKKKNVNRTARFYKMDILSSKIEKIFKKEKPDLISHHAAQMDVRRSVADPIYDAQVNVLGFLNVLENAVRCGAKKVIFASSGGAVYGEQQVFPAPETHPVHPVSPYGISKLAGEHYLYYYQRATGLNYVALRYANVYGPRQDPFGEAGVVAIFSQKTLVNDQPIINGNGKQTRDYVFVEDVVEAHMAVIENSIQGIFNVGTGKEVSVNQLFRALVEITGTKVKEVYGPEKRGEQIRSVLDYTKLKKAADWEPKVELHDGLKLTVDYFRTALQLTT, from the coding sequence ATGAAGGTGTTGGTGACCGGAGGGGCGGGATTTATCGGCTCTCATATTGTGGACCGGCTGATCCAGGAAGGCCATGACGTGGTGGTGGTGGATAATCTTTCCACGGGGAAAAAGAAAAACGTCAACCGGACCGCGCGTTTTTATAAAATGGACATTCTGAGCTCGAAGATCGAAAAGATTTTCAAGAAGGAAAAACCGGATTTGATCAGTCACCACGCGGCCCAGATGGATGTCCGCCGATCCGTGGCGGATCCGATCTATGACGCGCAGGTCAACGTTTTGGGGTTTCTCAATGTCTTGGAGAATGCGGTTCGCTGCGGGGCCAAGAAGGTGATTTTCGCCTCTTCCGGCGGCGCGGTGTACGGCGAACAGCAGGTGTTTCCGGCTCCCGAAACCCACCCGGTGCATCCCGTTTCACCGTATGGAATCAGCAAATTGGCCGGTGAACATTACCTGTATTACTACCAGCGGGCTACCGGTTTGAACTACGTGGCCTTGCGTTATGCCAATGTCTACGGTCCGCGTCAAGATCCCTTCGGAGAGGCCGGTGTCGTGGCGATCTTCAGTCAGAAAACCTTGGTGAATGACCAGCCGATCATCAACGGCAACGGCAAGCAGACGCGGGACTATGTCTTTGTGGAAGACGTGGTCGAGGCGCACATGGCCGTGATCGAGAACAGCATTCAGGGGATATTCAACGTCGGAACCGGGAAGGAGGTCTCGGTCAACCAACTTTTCCGCGCTCTGGTCGAAATCACCGGTACAAAGGTTAAAGAAGTCTACGGCCCGGAGAAGCGGGGAGAGCAAATCCGGAGCGTGCTGGACTACACAAAGCTCAAGAAGGCGGCCGATTGGGAGCCCAAGGTCGAACTCCATGACGGACTTAAGTTGACGGTGGATTACTTCCGGACGGCCCTGCAATTGACAACATGA
- a CDS encoding TlyA family RNA methyltransferase, translating to MVISPSVKKQVKKRLDRALVDRGLADSREKAQALILAGAVEVDGAKATKAGLPVKDGAVVRIHEDPAGTALRYVGRGGLKLEAAIDRFGITIRDQVAVDIGASTGGFTDCLLQRGAARVYAVDVGYGQLAWSLRRDGRVHVIDRTNIRFLEPGRIPEPVDLATIDVSFISLTKVLPKAAELVRPNGMIVALVKPQFEVGKGEVGKGGVVRDPAKRESALNGIVRFARSTGLIVKGVMPSPITGQKGNVEYLILLEKP from the coding sequence ATGGTGATTTCACCGTCCGTTAAAAAACAGGTCAAAAAACGCCTGGACCGTGCCCTGGTCGATCGCGGTTTGGCCGACAGCCGGGAGAAGGCACAGGCGCTGATCCTGGCCGGCGCGGTTGAAGTCGACGGAGCCAAAGCGACGAAGGCCGGACTGCCGGTGAAGGATGGCGCCGTTGTTCGGATTCACGAGGACCCGGCCGGCACGGCCCTCCGGTACGTCGGTCGAGGGGGCTTGAAGCTGGAGGCCGCCATCGACCGGTTCGGCATCACGATCCGGGATCAAGTGGCGGTCGATATCGGTGCCTCGACCGGCGGATTCACGGACTGTCTGCTTCAACGCGGCGCGGCGCGTGTCTACGCCGTCGATGTGGGGTACGGCCAGTTGGCCTGGTCTTTGCGCCGGGACGGCCGGGTCCACGTGATCGATCGAACCAATATTCGCTTCCTTGAGCCGGGACGGATTCCGGAACCGGTCGATTTGGCCACGATCGATGTTTCGTTCATTTCTCTGACCAAGGTTCTGCCGAAAGCGGCCGAGCTCGTGCGGCCGAACGGCATGATCGTTGCGTTGGTCAAACCCCAGTTCGAGGTGGGCAAAGGGGAAGTGGGCAAGGGAGGCGTCGTCCGGGATCCGGCGAAGCGCGAGAGCGCCTTGAACGGAATCGTCCGCTTCGCCCGGTCGACGGGATTGATTGTAAAGGGTGTGATGCCATCGCCGATCACGGGACAAAAAGGCAACGTCGAATATCTCATTCTTCTCGAGAAACCATGA
- the xseB gene encoding exodeoxyribonuclease VII small subunit, which yields MAQFKFEDALARLETIVGQLEKGDLPLEESLKIFEEGVRLSKNCLKTLEEAERKVEILLKDKDGRKRPKPFAMGTEAREDLHEDVRDTEDQD from the coding sequence ATGGCCCAATTCAAATTTGAGGACGCCCTGGCTCGGCTCGAGACCATTGTGGGCCAGCTTGAAAAAGGCGACCTCCCTTTGGAAGAGTCGTTGAAAATCTTCGAAGAGGGGGTTCGGCTTTCCAAAAATTGTTTAAAGACGCTCGAGGAAGCCGAGCGAAAAGTAGAGATCCTTTTGAAGGACAAGGACGGCCGAAAACGCCCCAAGCCTTTTGCGATGGGAACGGAAGCCCGGGAAGACCTTCACGAAGACGTCCGTGACACTGAAGACCAGGACTGA
- the rny gene encoding ribonuclease Y, with product MTIIITWIIAVIAAIGTGSAGVAIGFYLRREGISRKLQEAEEAAARVLRNAEQEAENKRREAQIESKSRILQERTDFEKEIRERRSELTALERRLGQREEQLDKRAGQLDRRESDLNRNDRDQVAREKVIREKEKTLENGLREQRQQLERLSGITAEEAKKQLMHAMEEEARYDAAKMMKRIIEETREKAERESKEVMVTAMQRLSRDYIAEATISVVNLPNEGMKGRIIGREGRNIRALESATGIDLIIDDTPDAVIVSGFDPYRREIAKIALERLMADGRIHPARIEEMVEKVKKELDKLMREEAEKIIFDLGLQDIHPEVVKTLGRLKYRTSYGQNNLAHAREAAFIAGIMASELGMDVKLIKRAALLHDIGKAISHEEEGSHAALGADLVKRYGESPKVVNAVAAHHGEVEATCIESVLVMGAESLSAARPGARRESVESYVKRLEKLEQLATSFKGVEKAYAIQAGREIRIIVKQDEVSDAESAMISREIAKKVEQDLTYPGQIKVTVIRENRYIEYAR from the coding sequence GTGACGATTATTATTACCTGGATCATAGCAGTCATCGCAGCGATCGGAACAGGTTCGGCCGGCGTGGCGATCGGGTTTTACCTTCGTCGAGAGGGAATTTCCAGAAAGCTGCAGGAAGCCGAAGAAGCGGCCGCTCGCGTCCTCCGCAACGCGGAACAAGAGGCGGAGAACAAGCGGAGGGAAGCCCAGATCGAGAGCAAGAGCCGGATTTTACAGGAGCGAACCGATTTTGAAAAAGAAATACGGGAGCGCCGGTCCGAGTTGACCGCGTTGGAGCGTCGTTTGGGCCAACGGGAAGAGCAGCTGGATAAACGGGCCGGCCAGTTGGACCGCCGTGAAAGCGACCTGAACCGGAACGACCGGGACCAGGTGGCGCGTGAAAAAGTGATTCGCGAAAAAGAAAAGACGTTGGAGAACGGCCTGCGCGAGCAACGGCAACAATTGGAGCGCTTATCGGGCATCACGGCGGAGGAGGCCAAGAAACAGCTCATGCACGCGATGGAGGAAGAAGCCCGATACGATGCGGCCAAGATGATGAAGCGGATCATCGAAGAAACCCGCGAGAAGGCCGAACGGGAGTCGAAGGAAGTCATGGTGACGGCCATGCAGCGGCTGTCCCGGGACTACATTGCGGAGGCGACCATCTCGGTCGTGAATCTGCCCAACGAAGGCATGAAGGGGCGGATCATCGGGAGGGAGGGCCGGAACATCCGGGCCTTGGAGAGCGCCACGGGCATTGACCTGATCATCGACGATACGCCGGACGCCGTCATCGTTTCCGGCTTCGATCCGTACCGTCGGGAAATTGCCAAAATCGCCCTGGAGCGCCTCATGGCGGACGGAAGGATTCATCCGGCCCGCATCGAGGAAATGGTGGAAAAGGTCAAAAAGGAACTGGACAAACTGATGCGGGAAGAGGCCGAAAAGATCATTTTCGATCTCGGTCTTCAGGATATCCATCCCGAAGTCGTGAAGACCCTCGGTCGTCTGAAATACCGGACCAGTTACGGACAGAATAACCTGGCGCATGCGCGGGAGGCGGCCTTCATCGCCGGCATCATGGCCTCGGAACTCGGCATGGACGTGAAATTAATCAAACGGGCGGCGCTTCTTCATGATATCGGGAAGGCGATCAGCCATGAAGAGGAAGGATCCCACGCGGCCTTGGGGGCGGATCTGGTCAAACGCTACGGGGAATCCCCCAAGGTGGTGAACGCCGTCGCCGCGCACCACGGAGAGGTCGAGGCGACGTGCATCGAATCGGTCCTCGTAATGGGCGCCGAGAGCCTTTCGGCGGCGCGGCCGGGTGCGCGGAGGGAATCCGTTGAATCCTACGTGAAGCGGTTGGAAAAGCTGGAACAGCTGGCCACGTCGTTTAAAGGCGTCGAGAAGGCCTACGCGATTCAGGCGGGACGCGAGATTCGGATCATCGTCAAACAGGACGAGGTGTCGGATGCCGAGTCGGCCATGATCTCGAGAGAGATCGCCAAGAAAGTGGAACAGGATTTGACCTATCCCGGCCAGATTAAAGTGACCGTGATCCGTGAGAATCGGTATATCGAGTACGCGAGATAA
- a CDS encoding farnesyl diphosphate synthase has product MTLKTRTDQELKPYLADRRARIDRTLEACLPTVTTVPERLHEAMRYSLFAGGKRIRPILAIAAFEAVTAAHRSSPTMDDTLLVASAIELVHTYSLVHDDLPAMDNDDYRRGRLTSHKKFGEAAAILTGDALLTAAFTLLSDRHLNRTIPPDILLAVVQELGLAAGSLGMVGGQFVDIESEGINGSQTVSEETLRYVHSHKTGALIRASVRIGAILGKAGPEALSSLTVFGERVGLAFQVADDILDVEGTQEETGKRVRKDDARRKLTYPMIVGLEKSKRLADRLIRDAQESLYAFGPEAAPLRAIARYIVERKS; this is encoded by the coding sequence GTGACACTGAAGACCAGGACTGACCAGGAACTGAAACCGTATCTTGCCGACCGAAGGGCCCGGATCGATCGGACCCTCGAGGCTTGCCTGCCGACGGTGACAACCGTTCCGGAGCGGCTCCACGAGGCGATGCGCTACAGTCTTTTTGCCGGCGGGAAACGGATTCGGCCGATTCTCGCGATCGCGGCCTTCGAGGCGGTAACGGCAGCCCATCGGTCCTCCCCTACGATGGACGACACGCTCCTTGTCGCGTCCGCGATCGAGCTAGTCCATACGTATTCGCTGGTGCACGATGATCTTCCCGCGATGGACAACGACGACTACCGTCGCGGCCGGCTCACCAGCCACAAGAAATTCGGCGAGGCCGCCGCCATTCTGACGGGCGACGCCCTTCTGACGGCGGCCTTCACCCTGCTCTCGGATCGGCACTTGAATCGGACGATTCCACCGGATATACTGCTGGCGGTCGTCCAGGAACTGGGGCTGGCCGCCGGGAGTCTGGGAATGGTCGGGGGACAATTCGTGGACATCGAGTCCGAAGGAATAAACGGATCGCAAACCGTGTCCGAAGAGACCCTTCGCTATGTCCATTCCCACAAGACCGGCGCGCTGATCCGTGCCTCCGTCCGCATCGGGGCCATTCTGGGAAAGGCCGGGCCGGAGGCGTTGTCTTCCCTGACGGTCTTCGGGGAGAGGGTGGGGCTGGCGTTCCAAGTGGCGGACGACATTCTGGATGTGGAAGGAACGCAGGAGGAAACCGGAAAACGGGTTCGAAAGGACGACGCCCGCCGCAAATTGACCTATCCGATGATTGTGGGTCTGGAAAAATCCAAGCGGCTCGCGGACCGGCTGATCCGGGACGCGCAGGAAAGTTTGTACGCCTTCGGCCCGGAAGCGGCTCCCCTCCGGGCGATCGCGCGCTACATCGTCGAAAGAAAGTCGTAA
- a CDS encoding LuxR C-terminal-related transcriptional regulator → MRIPFAGRGKAVALRSSESGVIYTANISRQGLCFYSSTSLSLDSEVVLELGMSHPPEPVVIEYLHGRVLWKREWGAITVYGLHLSSPLTRLKNPRFIEMTADPEIFKPTGGPENSGTDPSQDRLTKREHEITRLLAQGSNNREIAQRLSISVKTVETHRANIYAKLKVHNAVQLLRVLDKSGTWVMNRDQATPQSAGQRR, encoded by the coding sequence GTGCGCATTCCTTTTGCCGGCCGAGGAAAGGCCGTGGCGCTCCGGTCGTCCGAGAGCGGGGTCATCTACACGGCCAACATCAGCCGTCAAGGACTCTGCTTCTATTCAAGCACCTCCTTATCGTTGGATTCGGAGGTGGTTCTTGAACTCGGCATGAGCCATCCACCGGAGCCGGTCGTGATCGAATATCTTCACGGCCGGGTGCTGTGGAAGCGGGAATGGGGAGCGATCACGGTATACGGACTTCATCTGTCATCTCCCCTAACCCGACTCAAGAATCCCCGCTTCATTGAAATGACCGCCGACCCGGAAATATTTAAACCGACCGGAGGACCGGAAAATTCCGGCACAGACCCTTCACAGGATCGCCTTACAAAGCGGGAGCACGAAATCACCCGTCTGCTTGCACAGGGCTCGAACAACCGGGAGATTGCCCAGCGTCTTTCGATCAGCGTAAAAACGGTTGAAACCCACAGGGCCAATATTTACGCCAAGCTGAAGGTTCACAACGCCGTGCAGCTGCTGCGGGTGTTGGACAAAAGCGGGACGTGGGTCATGAACCGGGATCAAGCGACCCCTCAATCCGCAGGACAGCGACGATAG